A region from the Mya arenaria isolate MELC-2E11 chromosome 2, ASM2691426v1 genome encodes:
- the LOC128245161 gene encoding ubiquitin domain-containing protein UBFD1-like isoform X1, which yields MASNENNEDIKQDGDEATVGAESMATDSSNNAAKDEATSLQVDIHKTDVEVNSETDKPVADSGGGAADSTQAQTENCDKGETVTFKVIYNKQKYDITFELDKTILDLKKHVQTLTGVPSAMQKLMFKGLAKDENTLRELKVTKTAKIMVVGSTMNDVLQVTNTPSQKELQEEEKAATSKEPLCQQKQHKKVLDKYGKPDDALPGIRKKKEALPAYPLTGMYNKAGGKVRLTFKMELDQVWLGTKERTEKLPMNSIKAVVSEPLVGHEEYHMLALQLGPTEASRYWIYWVPAQYVDAIKDTVLGKWQLF from the exons ATGGCGTCAAATg AGAACAATGAAGACATAAAGCAAGATGGAGATGAAGCTACAGTTGGTGCAGAGAGTATGGCAACAGATTCATCAAACAATGCTGCCAAAGATGAGGCTACTTCTCTGCAAGTAGACATACACAAAACTGATGTAGAGGTGAACTCTGAAACCGACAAACCAGTTGCTGATTCTGGGGGAGGAGCAGCAGACTCAACGCAAGCTCAAACAG AAAACTGTGATAAAGGAGAAACTGTGACATTTAAAGTTATCTACaataaacaaaagtatgatATAACATTTGAATTGGACAAAACTATACTGGATTTAAAGAAGCATGTACAAACACTAACAG GGGTGCCTTCAGCAATGcagaaattaatgtttaaag GTTTAGCTAAGGATGAGAACACATTGCGAGAACTGAAAGTTACGAAAACAGCCAAAATCATGGTTGTTGGTTCTACAATGAATGATGTATTACAAGTGACGAACACTCCATCACAGAAAGAACTACAGGAGGAGGAAAAGGCAGCAACTTCAAAAGAACCGCTATGTCAACAAAAA CAACACAAAAAGGTCTTGGACAAGTATGGGAAACCAGACGATGCATTACCAGGTATACGGAAGAAGAAGGAGGCTCTACCCGCCTACCCACTCACAGGCATGTACAACAAGGCCGGTGGGAAGGTCCGTCTCACATTCAAAATGGAGCTAGACCAAGTCTGGCTCGGAACTAAAG AAAGGACAGAAAAgcttccaatgaattccataaAGGCTGTTGTCAGTGAACCCTTAGTTGGCCATGAGGAGTATCATATGCTG GCATTACAACTAGGACCAACAGAGGCATCCCGCTACTGGATCTACTGGGTCCCCGCACAGTATGTGGACGCCATTAAAGACACAGTCCTAGGGAAGTGGCAACTGTTCTAG
- the LOC128245161 gene encoding ubiquitin domain-containing protein UBFD1-like isoform X2, with protein MATDSSNNAAKDEATSLQVDIHKTDVEVNSETDKPVADSGGGAADSTQAQTENCDKGETVTFKVIYNKQKYDITFELDKTILDLKKHVQTLTGVPSAMQKLMFKGLAKDENTLRELKVTKTAKIMVVGSTMNDVLQVTNTPSQKELQEEEKAATSKEPLCQQKQHKKVLDKYGKPDDALPGIRKKKEALPAYPLTGMYNKAGGKVRLTFKMELDQVWLGTKERTEKLPMNSIKAVVSEPLVGHEEYHMLALQLGPTEASRYWIYWVPAQYVDAIKDTVLGKWQLF; from the exons ATGGCAACAGATTCATCAAACAATGCTGCCAAAGATGAGGCTACTTCTCTGCAAGTAGACATACACAAAACTGATGTAGAGGTGAACTCTGAAACCGACAAACCAGTTGCTGATTCTGGGGGAGGAGCAGCAGACTCAACGCAAGCTCAAACAG AAAACTGTGATAAAGGAGAAACTGTGACATTTAAAGTTATCTACaataaacaaaagtatgatATAACATTTGAATTGGACAAAACTATACTGGATTTAAAGAAGCATGTACAAACACTAACAG GGGTGCCTTCAGCAATGcagaaattaatgtttaaag GTTTAGCTAAGGATGAGAACACATTGCGAGAACTGAAAGTTACGAAAACAGCCAAAATCATGGTTGTTGGTTCTACAATGAATGATGTATTACAAGTGACGAACACTCCATCACAGAAAGAACTACAGGAGGAGGAAAAGGCAGCAACTTCAAAAGAACCGCTATGTCAACAAAAA CAACACAAAAAGGTCTTGGACAAGTATGGGAAACCAGACGATGCATTACCAGGTATACGGAAGAAGAAGGAGGCTCTACCCGCCTACCCACTCACAGGCATGTACAACAAGGCCGGTGGGAAGGTCCGTCTCACATTCAAAATGGAGCTAGACCAAGTCTGGCTCGGAACTAAAG AAAGGACAGAAAAgcttccaatgaattccataaAGGCTGTTGTCAGTGAACCCTTAGTTGGCCATGAGGAGTATCATATGCTG GCATTACAACTAGGACCAACAGAGGCATCCCGCTACTGGATCTACTGGGTCCCCGCACAGTATGTGGACGCCATTAAAGACACAGTCCTAGGGAAGTGGCAACTGTTCTAG